One Elusimicrobiota bacterium genomic window carries:
- the pssA gene encoding CDP-diacylglycerol--serine O-phosphatidyltransferase gives MKRGIYLFPSILTLSNLAAGMVSVLFASNGHYTSASWAILVGIVMDMMDGRVARWAGATSQFGLELDSLCDAVTFGVAPAVLMYQVALSSMGRSGAAISIFFVMAGVLRLARFNLKAQTGEPSTHFTGLPVPAAAGILASFVLSYELFGNDTIPARTIPAVMHRMPTFYRFVPVMMMLLSVLMVSQVQYGNFKQLKLGSPKSIQTLVVLVGGLLLVFIYPQNMIFVIFCLYVLSGLSRLAVRFYYAQRAKRMAPQKWGRRSTDVGDPGASH, from the coding sequence ATGAAGCGAGGCATTTATCTTTTCCCAAGTATTCTCACGCTGAGCAATCTGGCCGCCGGGATGGTTTCGGTGCTGTTTGCGTCGAATGGTCATTACACGTCCGCTTCCTGGGCCATTTTGGTCGGGATCGTGATGGACATGATGGATGGCCGGGTGGCGCGTTGGGCCGGGGCCACGAGTCAATTCGGTCTGGAACTGGATTCTCTCTGCGATGCCGTTACGTTCGGCGTGGCTCCGGCTGTTTTGATGTATCAGGTGGCCCTTTCGTCCATGGGCCGCTCGGGCGCTGCGATTTCGATTTTCTTTGTGATGGCCGGAGTCCTGCGTCTGGCACGCTTCAATCTCAAAGCCCAGACCGGGGAACCCTCGACGCATTTCACCGGGCTCCCCGTTCCCGCCGCCGCCGGGATTCTAGCTTCTTTCGTTTTGAGTTATGAACTTTTCGGCAACGATACCATTCCGGCGCGAACCATTCCGGCGGTCATGCACCGGATGCCGACCTTTTACCGCTTTGTCCCGGTGATGATGATGCTGTTGTCCGTTTTGATGGTGTCGCAAGTGCAATATGGGAATTTCAAGCAGCTGAAGCTTGGCAGCCCGAAATCCATTCAGACGCTGGTCGTCCTCGTAGGCGGCCTGCTGCTGGTCTTCATTTATCCGCAGAACATGATCTTTGTGATCTTCTGCCTCTATGTCCTCTCCGGCCTTAGTCGGCTCGCGGTGCGGTTTTATTACGCGCAGCGAGCGAAAAGAATGGCGCCACAAAAATGGGGCCGCCGAAGCACGGATGTTGGAGATCCGGGAGCATCACACTAA